Proteins co-encoded in one Labilithrix sp. genomic window:
- a CDS encoding HTTM domain-containing protein has product MRALATLDLRSLATTRIAVGVLMLADLVERSSRLSLDYTDDGLLPRSWFDEAERDLPLLFVHGLGGSAAFAVLCMLACAVAAMLLLLGWRTRLVSLVSLLLWASLQARNPMIAYHGDTVLRVVLFWGVLLPWGARWSLDARRARRPGPPDTFVGPAAVGFLVQLACIYVFSVAYKSGPAWREDFDAVTLALRMHGYATPVGEALLRYPRVLRLLSVGVLALESLGPLLLFAPLRTEAARLVAAGAFLLFHVALGLTMRLELFTPLMLAVWMAVLPARFWRALGASASAATPLCARSRSIARIAVAATTVLVVLTNVDALAAFRARADIESRLPLFPFASSISMKLGIAQEWSMFAPEPATLTGRLRVTTARGDGTLVDVLRSEVVQTDGPLPDGPDRPLRVRQQELRWSRWMYPLAVERFGLRQCASLDGRLTVEVGLVPTREEDRGAAPEWVELVSVTCPGQRRIDSMMTSPPRKRSPSRTSAPQPTPASTSPCPPALAVRRGGERAGGGSASSAVASATRFCTTTTMNDPSGGGCRNTAVTSPGRAPAPGVIEILTKP; this is encoded by the coding sequence ATGAGAGCGCTGGCCACGCTCGACCTGCGATCGCTCGCGACGACGCGCATCGCGGTCGGCGTCCTGATGCTGGCCGACCTCGTCGAGCGCTCGTCGCGGCTCTCGCTCGACTACACCGACGACGGCCTGCTGCCGCGCTCGTGGTTCGACGAGGCCGAGCGTGACCTCCCGCTCCTGTTCGTGCACGGGCTCGGCGGGAGCGCTGCGTTCGCCGTCCTCTGCATGCTGGCGTGCGCTGTCGCGGCGATGCTGCTGCTCCTCGGGTGGCGCACGCGGCTCGTGTCGCTCGTGAGCTTGCTCCTGTGGGCCTCGCTCCAGGCGCGAAACCCGATGATCGCGTACCACGGCGACACGGTCCTTCGCGTCGTCCTGTTCTGGGGTGTGCTCCTGCCGTGGGGGGCGCGCTGGTCGCTCGACGCCCGCCGCGCGCGCCGCCCGGGGCCACCGGACACGTTCGTCGGCCCCGCTGCCGTCGGCTTCCTCGTCCAGCTCGCCTGCATCTACGTCTTCAGCGTCGCGTACAAGTCGGGGCCCGCGTGGCGTGAAGACTTCGACGCCGTCACGCTGGCCCTGCGGATGCACGGCTACGCCACGCCCGTCGGCGAGGCGCTGCTCCGATATCCGCGCGTGCTCCGTCTGCTCTCCGTGGGCGTCCTCGCGCTCGAGTCGCTCGGGCCGCTGCTGCTCTTCGCGCCGCTCCGGACCGAGGCGGCGCGCCTGGTCGCCGCGGGAGCGTTCCTCCTTTTTCACGTCGCGCTCGGCCTCACGATGCGGCTCGAGCTCTTCACGCCGCTCATGCTCGCGGTGTGGATGGCGGTGCTGCCAGCGCGCTTCTGGCGCGCCCTCGGCGCGAGCGCGAGCGCCGCAACTCCCTTGTGCGCCCGTTCGCGGTCGATCGCGCGGATCGCCGTCGCGGCGACGACCGTGCTCGTAGTGTTGACCAACGTCGACGCGCTCGCGGCGTTCCGCGCTCGAGCCGACATCGAGTCTAGATTACCGTTATTTCCATTTGCATCGAGTATATCGATGAAACTTGGAATCGCGCAGGAGTGGTCGATGTTCGCGCCCGAGCCGGCCACGTTGACCGGACGCCTGCGCGTCACGACGGCGCGCGGTGACGGGACGCTCGTCGACGTCCTCCGCTCCGAGGTGGTGCAGACCGACGGCCCGCTCCCTGACGGACCGGATCGACCGCTCCGCGTTCGCCAGCAGGAGCTTCGCTGGAGCCGCTGGATGTACCCTCTCGCGGTCGAGCGCTTCGGGCTCCGCCAGTGTGCGTCGCTCGACGGCCGGCTGACCGTCGAGGTCGGCCTCGTGCCGACGCGTGAGGAGGACCGTGGCGCGGCGCCGGAGTGGGTCGAGCTCGTCTCCGTGACGTGCCCAGGTCAACGGCGCATCGACAGCATGATGACGAGCCCGCCGAGGAAGAGGAGCCCGAGCAGGACGAGCGCTCCGCAGCCGACACCCGCGAGCACGAGCCCGTGTCCACCGGCCCTGGCCGTACGGCGCGGGGGCGAGCGCGCGGGCGGCGGCAGCGCGTCGAGCGCGGTCGCCAGCGCGACGAGGTTCTGCACCACGACGACGATGAACGATCCGTCCGGCGGCGGCTGCCGAAACACCGCCGTCACGAGCCCTGGCCGCGCGCCGGCTCCCGGCGTGATCGAGATCCTTACGAAGCCGTGA